The Streptococcus parasanguinis genomic sequence TGCTTCGATAGCTGCTTCTGCTTGTCCTTCTTGGTAGACACCAAAGGCTGCGTTCAAAACAACAACGGCTAAGATGATCATGGCATCTGTAAAGCCGTCCATTCCTTCTGTAATCACAGAGAGAGCTGCGGCGATCAGCAAGATGATGATCATCAAATCTTTAAACTGATCGATAAACTTAGACAAGAGGCTACGTTTTTCACCTTCGTCCAGTTCATTATGACCATAAGTCGCCAAACGTTCTTGAGCTTGAGCAGTTGACAAGCCTTCAATTGAAGAGTCCAACTCCTTTAGAACTTCTTCTTTACTCTGTGTATAAAACAAAGCTTTATTTTGTTCTTTTGACAAAATAATTTCCTCCTTATAGCTTTCTACTAGGTCTCTTTTGCACAAAAAAGAGACCTGTTTGAAAAAACAAGTCTCGCCGTTTAATATAGTGCCGGAAATAATTTCGTAATGACGACACTATCGCGGAAAACCGCCAGCTACTCCCTTGAGTGGTTTTATTATACCATTTTTATAGAATAAAGCAAGCGGGATCTCTAATAATTTAATGAGGTCTATTCTTCCCATTCCACCAGTAATTGATAATTGGCAAATTCCTGTTCTCCATCGAGTGTTAACAAGCGATAAGAAATTTGCAAATGACCTGCTTCTAATTGAAAGAGGTCTGTTGTAATCAAAAACTGCTGAATGCCCATCGGAGTTGGGATGATTGCCCCACCATCTTCATTTTTGTAGAAACGCATGATGGATTTAGGACTTGAGAATCGTGTCATGACCAATTCATCATTGGAAAATTTCAAAGCAACCTTTTCATCTTCTTCATTGGTATACAAGAGATATTGAAAACCTGCTTTTTCCTTCCATTCACCTTGATAGTACTGATCAACGATTTCCATTTCTTCTCCAAATCGAATGGTATTTTGAATGCGAATCTGCATCTTTGTCTCCTTCTCTTCTTTTCTTGCCTTACTATTCTATCAAATTTTACGCATTTTGACTGCCCCTATTAGCCTCTAGATCGCAAAATAGGCTTTTTTTTGCTATAATAGACCCATGAATGAAAAAGTCTTTCGCGATCCCGTTCATGATTACGTTCATGTGGATCATCCCATCATTTATCAATTAATTAATAGTAAAGAATTTCAACGACTACGCCGCATCAAACAACTGGGGACATCTGGTTTTACCTTCCACGGTGGGGAACATAGTCGTTTTTCTCACTGTCTTGGCGCCTATGAAATTTCAAGACGGATTCTGTCCATTTTTGAGGAAAAGTATGCAGAGCAATGGAATTCTGATGAAAACTTACTGACCATGACAGCCGCCCTTCTTCATGACATTGGACATGGTGCTTATTCTCATACCTTCGAAGGACTGTTTGGGACCGATCATGAAAAAATGACCCAGCTGATCATCACCAGTCCAGAGACAGAGGTCAATCAGATCCTCTTACAGGTAGCTCCTGATTTCCCAAATCGTGTAGCCAGCGTCATTGATCATACCTACCCCAATAAACAAGTGGTGCAATTGATTTCTAGTCAAATTGATGTGGACCGGATGGATTATTTACTGCGGGATGCCTACTTTACGGGTGCTTCCTATGGAAAATTTGACTTGACCCGTATTTTGCGCGTCATTCGACCGATTGAAAATGGCATTGCCTTCCAACAAAATGGCATGCACGCTGTCGAGGATTACGTGGTCAGCCGTTACCAAATGTATATGCAGGTCTACTTCCACCCGGCTACTCGTGCCATGGAAGTCCTCCTTCAAAATCTACTCAAACGCGCTAGAACCATTTATCCAGATCAGAAAGAGTATTTTCAACTGACTTCACCTCGCTTGATTCCATTTTTTGAAGAAGAGGTCACCATTCAAGACTACCTAAACCTAGATGACGGTGTGATGAATACCTATTTCCAAGTCTGGATGGATAGTCCGGATACCATCTTGTCTGATCTTGCTCAGCGCTATATTAATCGGAAAGTCTTTAAATCGATTCTATTTACAGAAGATAAGCGAAAAGACTTAGTAATCCTTGAAAAACTGATTAAAGAGGTTGGGTTTAATCCAACCTACTACACAGCTATTCATCAAAATTTTGACCTGCCCTACGATATTTATCGACCAGAGCTTGAAAAACCGCGGACCCAGATCGAGATGATCCGAAAAGATGGGAGTCTCGCTGAATTGTCTCAGTTGTCTCCACTCGTCGCTGCTTTAGCAGGAACTCGCTATGGGGACAACCGCTTCTATTTCCCAAAAGAAATGCTGGAGGTTAATGGACTTTTCAGTAAGCAAGTAGAGGAATTCACTTCCTATATCACCAATGATTATTTTACAGGTGAGACGGATGTCCATTAAATTAGTTGCGATCGATATCGACGGTACACTTCTTAATTCAAAGAAAGAAATCACACCTTCCGTATTTGAAGCCATTCAAGATGCTAAAGCCGCAGGTGTTAAAATCGTTATCACAACAGGTCGTCCTATCGCAGGGGTCTCAAAACTTTTAAAAGAACTCCATTTGATGGATCCTGGAGACTATGTCATTACCTTTAATGGCGGTCTGGTTCAAGAAACCGCTACTGGAAAAGAACTCATCAAAGACCTTTTACATTATGAGGACTATCTCGATATCGAGGCTCTTGCTAACAAACTCCAAATCCACTCTCATGCTATTACTAAAGACGGCATCTATACCAGCAATCGCGATATCGGACGCTACACCATTCATGAATCTCAACTGGTCAATATGCCCCTTTATTACCGGACGCCTGAAGAAGTTCGTGAGAAAGAATTTGTCAAGGCCATGTATATCGATGAACCAGATATTCTAGATGCTGCGATTGCAAAAATCCCTAAAGAATTTAAGGATCGCTTCACGATGGTCAAATCAGCTCCTTTTTATTTAGAAATTCTAAGGAAAACAACCAATAAGGGATCAGCTGTTCTTCATCTAGCTGAACGACTTGGAATCCAGCAAGAAGAAACCATGGCCATCGGAGATGAGGAAAATGACCGTTCCATGCTAGAAGTCGTGGGACATGCCGTCGTTATGGAGAATGGCAATCCAGCTCTTAAAAAAATTGCTACAACTATCACCAAATCAAATGATGAATCTGGCGTTGCATACGCCATTAGAAAGTGGGTATTATAAGAAATGTACCATTACCAGCTAGGAATTTCTGCTAGTGAGCATGATGACTTTGTTATTCAGAGTGACCAAACCAATCTCTTACAAAGCAGCTCATGGGCAAAAATCAAAGATAATTGGGGAAATGAACGGGTTGGTTTTTATCAAGAAGACCAATTAGTCGCTGTTGCAAGCATCTTGATTCAACCCCTACCACTTGGCTTTTCCATGCTCTACATTCCTCGAGGCCCGATCATGGATTACCAAAACAAAGAGCTGGTTTCATTTGTGATCCAGTCCCTTAAAAAAATTGCCAAACAATACAAGGCTTTGTTTGTGAAATTTGATCCAAGTCTTTTCTTGAGTAAACACTTGATTGGACAAGAACAGACGGAAGCTCCTGCCGTGCAAGCGGTGATCGACACCTTAACTAAAGAAGGGGTTGAATGGACTGGCCGAACCAGTGATATGGCAGAAAATATCCAACCACGCTTTCAAGCGAATATCCACAAAGAGTTTTTCATCGAGCAAGATCTTTCAAAATCTACTCGACAAGCCATCCGAACTGCTCGAAACAAAGGGATCCAAGTCCAATTTGGCGGAACCGAATTGTTAGAGGACTTTGCTTCTCTCATGAAAAAGACTGAAGCTCGTAAAAGCATTCATTTGCGTGGAAAAGACTACTACGAAAAACTACTCACAACCTACCAAGGACAATCCTACATTACTTTGTCTACTCTAGATCTCGAAAAACGGAAAAGCTCCCTTATAAAAGATCTTGAAAAAAACAAGGCTGAGGCTGAAAAATTCACAGAAAAAACAAAGCCTGGCAAGGTTGACAATAATCAAAAAGAAAAAGAGCGGATAGAGGAAGAACTGCAATTTCTTGAACAGCATCTCCAAGCAGGTAAACAGGTCGTTCCTTTATCTGGGACCTTAACCCTTGAATTCGGTGGAACGTCTGAAAATGTTTATGCAGGGATGGATGAAGAATTCCGCCGTTACCAACCTGCTATCCTCACCTGGTATGAAACTGCCCAACACGCTTTTGATCGTGATGCTTCTTGGCAAAATATGGGGGGCATTGAAAATTCACTCGATGGTGGTCTCTATCATTTCAAATCTAAATTTAATCCTGTCATTGAAGAATTTGTTGGGGAATTTAACCTCCCAACCAGTCTACTCTATCCACTTGTAAACAAAGTCTACAAGATCCGGAAAAAATTAAGGAGTAAATAAGTTACATGACTCTTACGACAATTTCAAAAGAAGAATTTACCTCATTTGCAAATACTGTCTCCCATCGCTCTTTTATCCAGTCTGCTGAAATGGCAGATCTGCTTGAAAAGCGAGGAAACACGGTCCAATTTATCGCTTGGAAACAAGAACATCAAGTCCAAGTGGCAGCGATCTTGTACAGTCTTCCTATGACGGGTGGTCTCCATATGGAAATCAATTCTGGTCCTCTTTACCAAGAGGAGACTATGCTAGAACCCTTCTATGCAGCTTTAAAAGACTATGCGAAAGAGAATGGGGCTATTGAACTCGTTATTAAGCCCTATGATACCTATCAAACCTTTGACAGTGACGGCAATCCAACCAGTGAAGAACAAACCCATTTTATGGATACCCTTAAAAAATTAGGCTATCAGCATGATGGTTTAACAACAGGTTATCCAGGAGGAGAACCTGATTGGCATTATGTAAAAGACATGGAGGGCATCACCGAAAAAAATCTTCTTACGAGCTTCAGTAAAAAAGGAAAGCCACTTGTCAAGAAAGCCAAATCTTTCGGTATTGAACTGAAACGATTAAACCGAGATGAACTGCAACTCTTTAAGGATATTACTTCCTCTACCAGTGACCGTCGCGACTATCAGGATAAGACCTTGGATTATTACCAAACTTTCTATGACAGTTTTGGCGACAATGCAGATTTCATGATCGCAACACTGAACTTCCACCATTACTACACGAATCTTGAAAAAGACCAAGGAAAACTAGCACAGAAGATTGAGAAATTACAGAAAGATCTTGAAGTCAACCCACATTCAGAGAAAAAACAAAATCAACTTCGTGAATTCTCTAGCCAGTTTGATACCTTTGAGGTGAGAAAGAAGGAAGCGAAAGAATATATAGAAAAATATGGAGATCAAGACGTCATTCTTGCAGGAAGCCTCTTCGTCTATCTGCCACAAGAATCCACCTATTTATTCAGTGGCTCTTATACAGAATTTAATAAGTTCTATGCTCCTGCTGTTCTTCAAGAATATATGATGCTTGAAACCATCAAACGTGGTATCCCAAGATATAACTTCCTTGGTATTCAAGGGGTCT encodes the following:
- a CDS encoding YwiB family protein, with the protein product MQIRIQNTIRFGEEMEIVDQYYQGEWKEKAGFQYLLYTNEEDEKVALKFSNDELVMTRFSSPKSIMRFYKNEDGGAIIPTPMGIQQFLITTDLFQLEAGHLQISYRLLTLDGEQEFANYQLLVEWEE
- a CDS encoding aminoacyltransferase gives rise to the protein MTLTTISKEEFTSFANTVSHRSFIQSAEMADLLEKRGNTVQFIAWKQEHQVQVAAILYSLPMTGGLHMEINSGPLYQEETMLEPFYAALKDYAKENGAIELVIKPYDTYQTFDSDGNPTSEEQTHFMDTLKKLGYQHDGLTTGYPGGEPDWHYVKDMEGITEKNLLTSFSKKGKPLVKKAKSFGIELKRLNRDELQLFKDITSSTSDRRDYQDKTLDYYQTFYDSFGDNADFMIATLNFHHYYTNLEKDQGKLAQKIEKLQKDLEVNPHSEKKQNQLREFSSQFDTFEVRKKEAKEYIEKYGDQDVILAGSLFVYLPQESTYLFSGSYTEFNKFYAPAVLQEYMMLETIKRGIPRYNFLGIQGVFDGSDGVLRFKQNFNGYIVRKMGTFRYYPSPLKYKLISLIKKLLGRS
- the yidA gene encoding sugar-phosphatase, encoding MSIKLVAIDIDGTLLNSKKEITPSVFEAIQDAKAAGVKIVITTGRPIAGVSKLLKELHLMDPGDYVITFNGGLVQETATGKELIKDLLHYEDYLDIEALANKLQIHSHAITKDGIYTSNRDIGRYTIHESQLVNMPLYYRTPEEVREKEFVKAMYIDEPDILDAAIAKIPKEFKDRFTMVKSAPFYLEILRKTTNKGSAVLHLAERLGIQQEETMAIGDEENDRSMLEVVGHAVVMENGNPALKKIATTITKSNDESGVAYAIRKWVL
- a CDS encoding HD domain-containing protein; amino-acid sequence: MNEKVFRDPVHDYVHVDHPIIYQLINSKEFQRLRRIKQLGTSGFTFHGGEHSRFSHCLGAYEISRRILSIFEEKYAEQWNSDENLLTMTAALLHDIGHGAYSHTFEGLFGTDHEKMTQLIITSPETEVNQILLQVAPDFPNRVASVIDHTYPNKQVVQLISSQIDVDRMDYLLRDAYFTGASYGKFDLTRILRVIRPIENGIAFQQNGMHAVEDYVVSRYQMYMQVYFHPATRAMEVLLQNLLKRARTIYPDQKEYFQLTSPRLIPFFEEEVTIQDYLNLDDGVMNTYFQVWMDSPDTILSDLAQRYINRKVFKSILFTEDKRKDLVILEKLIKEVGFNPTYYTAIHQNFDLPYDIYRPELEKPRTQIEMIRKDGSLAELSQLSPLVAALAGTRYGDNRFYFPKEMLEVNGLFSKQVEEFTSYITNDYFTGETDVH
- a CDS encoding aminoacyltransferase — protein: MYHYQLGISASEHDDFVIQSDQTNLLQSSSWAKIKDNWGNERVGFYQEDQLVAVASILIQPLPLGFSMLYIPRGPIMDYQNKELVSFVIQSLKKIAKQYKALFVKFDPSLFLSKHLIGQEQTEAPAVQAVIDTLTKEGVEWTGRTSDMAENIQPRFQANIHKEFFIEQDLSKSTRQAIRTARNKGIQVQFGGTELLEDFASLMKKTEARKSIHLRGKDYYEKLLTTYQGQSYITLSTLDLEKRKSSLIKDLEKNKAEAEKFTEKTKPGKVDNNQKEKERIEEELQFLEQHLQAGKQVVPLSGTLTLEFGGTSENVYAGMDEEFRRYQPAILTWYETAQHAFDRDASWQNMGGIENSLDGGLYHFKSKFNPVIEEFVGEFNLPTSLLYPLVNKVYKIRKKLRSK